One Helianthus annuus cultivar XRQ/B chromosome 7, HanXRQr2.0-SUNRISE, whole genome shotgun sequence genomic region harbors:
- the LOC110866491 gene encoding uncharacterized protein LOC110866491, which translates to MITPRRTANAGFNLQSSGADLLDENGQWKWPQAWYDLYPVLIGLSLELPSSQLQDQTVWKDLEGNHRHFSSLEVWHSIRTRDIPISWANMVWFSQCIPRHSFQLWLVIKNKLRTQDQLKVWEAGSETNLRLMCCPLCQHDRDSRDHLFFSCAFASQVWTNVKAMVDMASVTESWASISAWMDQHSNSKRLDQVVCKLVLAAATYFIWQERNNRLFSRLECSVIQVTEKIKNTVRLRLMDFKLQGHVDYNRVVKKWQIPVRALNEDPG; encoded by the coding sequence ATGATAACTCCAAGACGTACTGCAAATGCGGGCTTTAATCTCCAATCTTCTGGTGCGGATTTACTTGACGAGAATGGTCAATGGAAATGGCCTCAAGCATGGTATGATCTTTATCCAGTATTGATTGGTTTGAGTCTTGAATTGCCTAGTTCTCAGTTACAGGATCAAACGGTTTGGAAGGATTTGGAGGGTAATCATCGGCACTTTAGCTCGTTGGAAGTTTGGCATAGTATTCGTACACGAGACATTCCTATTAGCTGGGCGAATATGGTTTGGTTCAGCCAATGTATTCCACGACATTCATTTCAGTTATGGTTGGTTATAAAAAATAAGCTGAGAACTCAGGATCAGCTGAAAGTTTGGGAAGCGGGTAGTGAAACAAATTTAAGGCTCATGTGCTGCCCCCTTTGCCAACATGATCGAGACTCGAGAGACCATCTTTTTTTCTCGTGTGCTTTTGCTTCGCAGGTCTGGACGAATGTAAAGGCTATGGTTGATATGGCTAGTGTTACTGAATCATGGGCCTCTATTTCGGCGTGGATGGACCAGCACTCGAATTCAAAAAGATTGGATCAAGTGGTGTGTAAGTTGGTGCTTGCGGCTGCGACTTATTTCATTTGGCAAGAACGTAATAACCGGCTTTTCTCTAGACTTGAATGTTCGGTTATTCAGGTGACCGAGAAGATTAAAAACACTGTTCGGCTTCGGTTAATGGATTTCAAACTTCAAGGGCATGTGGATTATAATAGAGTTGTGAAGAAGTGGCAGATCCCAGTAAGGGCGCTGAACGAAGACCCGGGTTAA